In the genome of Ptychodera flava strain L36383 chromosome 13, AS_Pfla_20210202, whole genome shotgun sequence, one region contains:
- the LOC139148407 gene encoding trans-L-3-hydroxyproline dehydratase-like, producing MALPSNQLVGLSNGDNGLRETFRAVKYDLKITTVEMHVGGDPLRIVTSGFPNIKGDTLFNKMNYLKDHLAYIRNTLILEPRGHHDMHGAVIVQPDSSDADIATLIFNSSGDNVTMCGHSAIAIARFAVDHGYVTPTDPETEVRIQYPCGVVKAAVEFKNGRSGSVKLQSVPAFVYAKGVDVDVTGVGKVKVDICYGGLFFAVLSDDKVDIDLRKTPMTKIREVGALVTKSVQEQVKVDHPDAADLSFVYGTLLTDGKDEDERSMQCCVSDTKLIPRAPCGSGTMARVALQLSRGQISLNETKTFVSAVTGSQYSARPMRKTKCGDFDAVIVEITGRGHYTGTATYITEDGDQLQHGFLV from the exons ATGGCGCTCCCCTCAAATCAGCTTGTAGGCTTAAGCAATGGCGACAACGGACTTCGCGAAACTTTTCGAGCAGTGAAATACGACTTGAAAATAACCACTGTTGAAATGCATGTAGGAGGTGATCCTCTACGCATTGTAACTTCTGGTTTTCCAAACATCAAGGGTGATACTCTCTTTAACAAGATGAACTACTTAAAAGACCACTTGGCGTATATCAGAAACACCTTAATCCTTGAACCGAGGGGACACCATGACATGCATGGTGCCGTAATAGTGCAGCCTGATTCTTCTGACGCCGACATCGCAACTCTGATTTTCAACAGCAGCGGAGACAACGTAACTATGTGTGGGCATTCCGCTATAGCAATTGCAAGGTTTGCCGTGGACCACGGTTATGTCACTCCAACAGACCCTGAAACTGAAGTTCGCATACAATATCCTTGTGGTGTAGTGAAGGCCGCCGTGGAATTTAAAAATGGTCGAAGTGGATCTGTTAAGTTGCAAAGTGTTCCGGCATTTGTTTATGCCAAAG GCGTGGACGTAGATGTCACTGGTGTCGGTAAAGTCAAAGTTGATATCTGTTATGGTGGTTTATTCTTTGCGGTTCTATCGGATGATAAAGTCGATATCGATCTTAGGAAAACACCCATGACGAAAATCAGAGAAGTCGGCGCGTTGGTAACAAAGTCGGTCCAAGAACAGGTGAAGGTAGATCACCCGGATGCTGCTGATTTGTCATTCGTATACGGTACCTTACTAACCGATGGCAAAGACGAAGACGAGCGTAGTATGCAATGCTGTGTCAGCGACACCAAACTG ATTCCTCGTGCACCTTGTGGCAGCGGCACTATGGCCAGAGTAGCCCTACAACTTAGCCGGGGTCAGATCAGCTTGAACGAGACCAAGACGTTTGTTAGTGCTGTCACTGGTAGCCAGTACTCTGCAAGGCCAATGAGGAAAACCAAGTGCGGTGATTTCGATGCGGTCATTGTGGAAATCACCGGCAGAGGGCACTACACCGGTACCGCTACCTACATTACGGAAGACGGAGACCAGTTGCAACACGGATTTCTTGTTTGA